A part of Maridesulfovibrio hydrothermalis AM13 = DSM 14728 genomic DNA contains:
- a CDS encoding radical SAM/SPASM domain-containing protein: protein MDRIFSAPTVCNVEITQSCNQKCRHCYNYWRQSDIPTRTMTMGDMDRLIARIVEAGIFHVILSGGEPFLNFEVLEYGFKKLAENNISFSCNSNLVLASEDKIKRLVDVGLDHILTSLNSHVPEVNDYMVNMNGAHERILRGIKLARKHGIRVSANMIIAENNLDHVYETGLLAHNLGCQKLFATRTVPPVKVDDPSMTEFHLDKDMALKALDEMLRIKADTGIMIGTLVSYPLCLLGDLEKYADFVGRGCPSQSGHLMNIGVTGEVTACVHQADSYGNIFEHGIKDVYKNMRKWVSGDFHYKECLDCDYLDICRSGCRTSAHAYSDSFSGKDQLMTGRENITISFKLGRNEAIIEAIKSGAKLTAPSRLRFREEDGFYLVNIRWANSITVPTNIALKLKEFSRSGEMFTLTDLGIENLNLAVQLFEKDALESKEINLDDQRNMAGLSINIR from the coding sequence ATGGATAGAATATTCTCTGCACCGACTGTTTGCAATGTTGAAATTACCCAGAGCTGTAATCAGAAATGCCGTCATTGTTACAACTACTGGCGTCAGAGTGATATTCCTACCCGGACAATGACGATGGGGGATATGGATCGCCTTATTGCTCGTATCGTTGAAGCGGGGATTTTTCATGTCATCCTATCCGGTGGTGAGCCTTTTTTGAACTTTGAGGTTCTCGAATACGGTTTTAAAAAGTTGGCTGAAAATAACATATCTTTCAGCTGTAATAGCAACTTGGTGCTGGCAAGTGAAGACAAGATCAAGCGGCTGGTTGATGTCGGTCTGGATCATATTTTAACCAGCCTCAACTCTCATGTTCCTGAAGTTAATGACTACATGGTGAACATGAACGGTGCACATGAACGCATCTTGCGGGGGATCAAACTAGCCCGTAAACACGGCATCCGTGTCAGTGCAAATATGATTATTGCTGAAAATAATCTTGATCATGTATATGAGACTGGTCTGCTTGCTCATAACCTTGGCTGTCAGAAGCTGTTCGCCACGAGAACTGTTCCGCCTGTTAAAGTTGATGATCCTTCCATGACTGAATTTCATTTGGATAAAGATATGGCCCTCAAGGCCTTAGATGAAATGCTTCGCATTAAGGCTGATACAGGCATAATGATAGGAACTTTGGTGAGCTACCCTCTGTGTCTGCTCGGTGATTTGGAAAAATATGCAGATTTTGTAGGTCGTGGATGCCCGTCTCAATCAGGTCACCTCATGAATATCGGGGTCACAGGTGAGGTCACCGCCTGCGTCCATCAGGCCGATTCTTACGGCAATATTTTCGAACATGGTATCAAGGATGTCTACAAAAACATGCGCAAGTGGGTTTCTGGAGATTTTCACTACAAAGAATGTCTCGATTGTGATTACCTTGATATATGTCGTTCTGGCTGCCGGACTTCCGCCCATGCATACTCTGACAGTTTTTCAGGTAAGGATCAGCTCATGACGGGCAGGGAGAATATCACCATTTCTTTCAAATTAGGACGCAATGAAGCCATTATTGAGGCCATTAAGTCCGGCGCGAAACTCACAGCTCCATCCAGACTCCGTTTTCGTGAGGAAGACGGTTTTTACCTTGTGAATATCAGATGGGCCAATTCCATCACTGTACCAACTAACATCGCTCTTAAGCTTAAGGAATTCAGCCGGTCTGGTGAAATGTTCACTTTGACTGATCTGGGGATTGAAAATCTTAATCTGGCAGTCCAGCTATTTGAAAAGGATGCGCTTGAATCAAAGGAGATCAATCTTGATGATCAGCGTAATATGGCGGGATTAAGTATCAATATCAGATAA
- a CDS encoding formyltransferase family protein → MIKSGDLNSLSRKILEPALDSDVYVIFGASFIKGWLIDFLVKRKAINIHMGMSPYYRGSSCNFWSVYDNNFHLTGATIHMLSKGLDSGDMLYHVAPTTKGCSTSFDFTMMTVKSAHESLVSRIADKSIFSFRPVTQNKSQAIRYTRNADFTDDIAKSFLERNLSIEEIEEGLSKNKDSIELYKPYYRLADD, encoded by the coding sequence GTGATCAAAAGCGGTGATCTGAACTCGTTGTCGCGAAAAATACTTGAGCCTGCCCTTGACTCCGACGTCTATGTTATATTTGGAGCATCTTTTATCAAAGGATGGCTGATAGATTTTCTTGTCAAAAGAAAAGCTATCAACATTCATATGGGAATGTCTCCGTATTATCGGGGATCTTCATGTAACTTCTGGTCAGTTTATGACAACAACTTTCACCTGACCGGCGCAACAATTCACATGCTCAGCAAAGGACTGGACAGTGGAGATATGCTCTATCACGTAGCTCCTACGACAAAAGGATGCAGCACTTCTTTTGATTTTACTATGATGACGGTGAAATCTGCCCATGAAAGCCTTGTCTCACGAATTGCTGATAAAAGCATTTTTTCTTTCAGGCCAGTCACGCAAAATAAATCTCAAGCGATCAGATACACAAGGAATGCAGACTTTACAGATGATATCGCAAAATCATTCCTTGAACGCAACCTCAGCATTGAAGAAATTGAGGAAGGTTTGAGCAAAAATAAGGATTCCATTGAGTTGTACAAACCGTATTATAGACTAGCGGATGATTAG
- a CDS encoding polysaccharide deacetylase family protein has protein sequence MLYCVMFHHFYDNRKHHNGQGALSLLDFQMLLDWLDDNYTILSPDNYYSKIKNKTLLPTDVCLTFDDSLKSQYDIALPELETRNIKAFYFVYSNAFSNSPDSLEFYRDFRNTYFDDIDEFYDFYFQHMKQNSSQLYEEYQNKYHENYLADFPYYTENDKRFRFMRDQILTSDEYEYVMDELLAIKGYSKSKRRKFLFMSVEDLKQISNLGHTIGLHSHSHPTQISTLTEEQQLSEYTQNKEFVADITQKDVWAMSHPCGNYNKTTLSILEKIGIKVGFRSSLSIPDIKSNLEIPREDHANLIKKVKSRTQ, from the coding sequence ATGTTATATTGCGTCATGTTTCATCATTTTTATGACAACAGAAAACACCATAATGGACAAGGCGCGTTATCTTTACTCGACTTTCAAATGCTTCTTGATTGGCTTGATGACAATTACACCATCTTATCCCCAGATAACTACTATAGTAAAATTAAAAATAAAACATTGTTGCCGACAGATGTTTGCTTGACTTTTGACGACTCCTTAAAATCTCAATATGATATTGCATTGCCAGAACTCGAAACAAGAAACATCAAAGCTTTTTATTTTGTATATAGCAATGCTTTTTCAAATTCGCCCGACTCATTAGAATTTTATAGGGATTTTCGTAATACGTATTTTGATGATATTGATGAATTTTACGATTTTTACTTTCAGCACATGAAACAAAACAGTTCACAGCTGTATGAGGAATATCAAAACAAATACCACGAGAATTACCTTGCTGATTTTCCCTATTATACAGAAAACGACAAAAGGTTTCGGTTCATGCGAGACCAAATATTAACCTCCGATGAATACGAGTATGTCATGGATGAACTGCTCGCAATTAAAGGTTATTCAAAAAGCAAGCGTAGAAAATTTTTGTTTATGAGCGTTGAAGATTTAAAACAAATTTCAAATCTCGGACATACCATCGGGCTACATTCGCATTCTCACCCGACACAAATCTCAACTTTGACTGAAGAACAACAATTATCAGAATATACACAAAACAAAGAATTTGTTGCCGACATCACGCAAAAGGATGTTTGGGCAATGTCACATCCATGTGGAAACTATAATAAAACCACACTCTCTATTTTGGAAAAAATAGGAATCAAGGTTGGATTTAGATCCTCACTTTCTATCCCTGACATTAAATCCAACTTGGAAATTCCTAGAGAAGATCACGCAAACCTGATAAAAAAAGTCAAGAGCCGTACACAATGA
- a CDS encoding nucleoside deaminase, producing MHSSKIITRGNPPTEPPEGHTWRSMMDIAMRAGFKARQNDEVPIGAALFTAQGELLATGNNSPVIDNDPTAHAEVICIRNACESLNNYRLPQGTVLAVTLEPCIMCLGAIIHARVGGVIFGAPDLRAGAIVSNLEGTDLPFVNHRFWTIGGVCEEECKTMLQSFFLQRRK from the coding sequence ATGCACAGCAGCAAAATAATAACCAGAGGCAATCCACCTACGGAGCCGCCGGAAGGCCATACATGGCGGTCTATGATGGATATCGCCATGCGTGCCGGCTTTAAAGCCCGTCAGAATGATGAAGTGCCGATCGGAGCGGCCCTGTTCACCGCACAGGGTGAGCTGCTAGCCACAGGAAACAACAGCCCTGTTATTGATAACGATCCCACCGCCCATGCCGAAGTAATATGCATCCGCAATGCCTGTGAATCATTAAATAACTACAGACTGCCGCAGGGAACTGTTTTAGCGGTAACACTGGAACCGTGCATCATGTGCCTCGGAGCGATAATTCATGCCCGGGTGGGAGGGGTGATATTCGGAGCACCGGACCTGCGGGCGGGTGCAATAGTATCAAACCTTGAAGGAACGGATTTACCTTTTGTAAATCACAGATTCTGGACCATAGGCGGAGTTTGTGAGGAAGAATGCAAAACCATGCTGCAAAGTTTTTTTCTGCAACGCAGAAAGTAG
- a CDS encoding phosphoribosylformylglycinamidine synthase subunit PurQ — protein sequence MASVKVLVITGYGTNCEHESAHAAKKAGADIVDIAYFSDLAAGKKTLDGYNYLIFPGGFLDGDDLGAAQAAALRWKHAQTADGHPLVEQIKKFFDDGGIILGICNGFQLLVKLGLLPAVGGDYFTRQVSLSHNDSAKYEDRWVHLKANPDSPCVFTKEIDTLNVPVRHGEGKIVPADDEMMEKIVENNLIALQYIDEESGETTQDYPANPNGSPLGIAGLTDPSGRILGLMPHPEAFNHPTNHPKWTRGDVPVLGLALLEGGVKYIKSL from the coding sequence ATGGCTAGCGTTAAAGTTTTGGTCATTACTGGCTACGGAACCAACTGTGAACACGAATCAGCTCATGCCGCTAAGAAAGCGGGGGCAGACATCGTTGACATCGCCTACTTCTCTGACCTTGCAGCAGGTAAAAAAACTCTTGATGGTTACAATTACCTGATCTTCCCCGGCGGTTTTCTCGATGGAGACGACCTCGGAGCAGCGCAAGCCGCCGCTCTTCGCTGGAAACATGCCCAGACTGCTGACGGTCATCCGCTGGTAGAACAGATCAAAAAATTCTTTGATGACGGCGGAATTATCCTAGGCATCTGCAACGGATTCCAGCTTCTGGTTAAACTGGGTCTGCTTCCTGCTGTAGGCGGTGACTATTTCACCCGTCAGGTTTCCCTCAGCCATAATGACTCTGCAAAATACGAAGATCGCTGGGTGCACCTTAAAGCCAACCCCGATTCACCTTGTGTTTTCACCAAGGAAATAGACACCCTCAACGTCCCGGTACGTCACGGTGAAGGCAAAATCGTTCCCGCTGATGATGAAATGATGGAAAAGATTGTGGAAAACAATCTAATTGCACTGCAATACATTGACGAGGAATCTGGAGAAACTACTCAGGATTACCCCGCCAACCCCAACGGCTCCCCTCTCGGAATCGCAGGGCTTACCGATCCAAGCGGAAGAATTCTAGGTCTCATGCCTCACCCTGAAGCATTCAACCACCCCACCAACCATCCCAAATGGACCAGAGGCGATGTCCCGGTTCTAGGTCTCGCTCTACTGGAAGGCGGCGTAAAATATATTAAGTCTCTATAA
- a CDS encoding CTP synthase: protein MKTKFIFITGGVLSSLGKGLAAASIGALLKARGLTATIQKLDPYINVDPGTMNPFQHGEVYVTDDGAETDLDLGHYERYLNVPLSQNNNFTSGRIYHSVISKERRGDYLGGTVQVIPHVTDEIKQAVKGVANGEDVALIEIGGTVGDIEGLPFLEAIRQLRSELGSENVLYIHLTLVPYLKAAGEVKTKPTQHSVKELRSIGIHPDIILCRSEVDLEEDIKRKIALFCDVDRDAVFTAADVDSIYEVPLRFYQEGLDQKIAILLKLPAKNCNLEAWKELNYKLKHPKGEITIAIVGKYVDLKEAYKSLHEALIHGGVANELKVKLRYVNSEEITPENVKAKMSGIDGVLVPGGFGTRGVEGKIATIQYAREKKVPFFGICLGMQCAVIEYARNVLGLKDANSEEFDKNGENNVIYLMKEWYDYRTEKTECRCEESDKGGTMRLGSYPCKIVEGTKAMNAYGQATIHERHRHRYEFNKEKFADQLVEAGLVLSGLSPDETLVEIVEIADHPWFLGCQFHPEFKSTPMNAHPLFRDFIKAARNNKK, encoded by the coding sequence ATGAAAACCAAATTTATATTTATTACCGGGGGCGTTTTGTCCTCACTGGGTAAGGGACTGGCTGCGGCTTCGATAGGCGCACTTTTGAAGGCCAGAGGGCTGACAGCGACAATTCAGAAGCTTGATCCTTATATTAATGTTGATCCCGGTACCATGAACCCGTTTCAGCATGGCGAAGTGTATGTCACCGATGACGGTGCGGAAACAGATCTTGATCTCGGTCACTATGAACGCTACCTGAATGTTCCGCTCAGCCAGAACAATAACTTTACTTCGGGTCGTATTTATCACTCCGTTATCTCCAAAGAACGTCGCGGCGATTATCTCGGCGGTACTGTGCAGGTTATCCCGCACGTAACTGATGAGATTAAGCAGGCTGTAAAAGGTGTGGCAAACGGTGAAGATGTTGCTCTTATCGAAATTGGCGGAACAGTCGGTGATATCGAAGGTCTGCCTTTTCTCGAAGCTATCCGTCAGTTGCGCTCTGAGCTGGGCAGCGAAAACGTTCTCTACATCCATCTGACCCTCGTTCCCTACCTGAAAGCTGCAGGTGAAGTGAAAACCAAGCCCACACAGCACAGTGTTAAAGAACTGCGCAGCATTGGTATCCATCCTGATATCATTCTTTGCCGCAGTGAAGTTGATCTGGAAGAAGATATCAAACGCAAGATCGCTCTTTTCTGCGACGTTGATCGTGACGCTGTTTTCACCGCCGCTGATGTAGATTCCATTTATGAAGTTCCTCTCAGATTTTATCAGGAAGGACTGGATCAAAAGATTGCGATCCTCCTTAAGCTTCCGGCTAAAAATTGTAATCTGGAAGCGTGGAAAGAGCTTAATTACAAGCTTAAGCACCCTAAAGGGGAGATAACTATTGCCATTGTCGGCAAATATGTTGATCTCAAGGAAGCTTATAAAAGCTTGCATGAAGCACTTATTCATGGCGGCGTAGCTAATGAGCTTAAAGTCAAGCTGCGCTATGTGAATTCTGAGGAGATAACTCCTGAAAATGTCAAGGCCAAGATGTCCGGCATTGACGGCGTGCTGGTTCCCGGCGGTTTCGGAACTCGCGGAGTTGAAGGTAAGATCGCCACTATCCAGTATGCCCGTGAAAAGAAGGTTCCTTTCTTCGGTATATGTTTGGGAATGCAGTGTGCGGTTATTGAATATGCCCGCAACGTTCTGGGACTCAAAGATGCAAATTCTGAAGAGTTCGATAAGAACGGTGAGAACAATGTCATTTACCTTATGAAAGAATGGTATGACTACCGCACTGAAAAAACTGAGTGCCGCTGTGAAGAAAGCGATAAAGGCGGAACCATGCGTCTTGGTTCTTACCCTTGTAAGATCGTTGAAGGAACCAAAGCCATGAATGCTTATGGTCAGGCAACTATTCACGAACGTCATCGTCATCGTTACGAGTTCAATAAAGAAAAATTTGCGGATCAGCTGGTTGAGGCCGGCTTGGTGCTTAGCGGTCTTTCTCCTGATGAGACTCTGGTTGAGATCGTTGAAATTGCAGATCATCCCTGGTTTCTGGGCTGTCAGTTCCATCCGGAATTTAAGTCCACTCCTATGAACGCTCATCCGCTGTTCAGGGATTTTATCAAAGCTGCACGTAATAATAAAAAATAG
- the kdsA gene encoding 3-deoxy-8-phosphooctulonate synthase, producing the protein MIVLPDSFYLEGTYLTPDELYQKCAQRPFILAGPCALETIDVALSAAGVLAEIASRLDVTIIFKSSFDKANRTSVTSFRGPGMEEGLRWLQRVKDETGLPVVTDIHTPEQAAPVAEVADVIQIPAFLCRQTDLLVAAGNTGRVINVKKGQFLAPQDMRHVVGKLRSTGNDRIWLTERGSSFGYHNLVVDMRSMSIMKELGCPVVFDATHSVQLPGGLDGKSGGQREYVPLLARSAVAAGASGVFMEVHPDPDCALCDGPNSWPLERTEDLIKDLLAGWSINYVC; encoded by the coding sequence ATGATTGTGCTTCCGGATAGTTTCTATCTGGAGGGAACTTATTTGACCCCCGATGAATTATATCAGAAATGCGCACAGAGGCCGTTTATTCTGGCTGGCCCTTGCGCTCTCGAAACAATTGATGTCGCCTTAAGCGCTGCCGGTGTGCTGGCTGAAATTGCGTCCCGCCTTGATGTTACCATAATCTTTAAAAGCTCTTTCGATAAGGCTAACAGAACTTCTGTTACTTCTTTCAGAGGTCCGGGCATGGAGGAAGGGCTGCGTTGGTTACAGCGCGTCAAGGATGAGACCGGACTGCCTGTGGTGACCGATATTCATACCCCAGAGCAGGCTGCTCCCGTTGCGGAAGTTGCTGATGTTATTCAGATTCCGGCATTTTTATGCAGGCAGACCGATTTGCTGGTTGCCGCTGGAAATACCGGAAGGGTGATTAATGTTAAAAAAGGGCAGTTTCTTGCGCCGCAGGATATGCGTCATGTTGTTGGTAAACTGCGTTCTACAGGCAACGACCGTATCTGGCTGACCGAGCGCGGTTCAAGTTTCGGCTACCATAATCTGGTGGTTGATATGCGTTCCATGTCTATTATGAAAGAACTGGGCTGTCCGGTTGTTTTTGATGCAACGCATTCAGTGCAGCTTCCCGGAGGACTGGATGGCAAATCCGGCGGTCAGCGTGAATATGTTCCGCTTCTGGCCCGTTCTGCGGTTGCAGCAGGTGCTTCAGGGGTGTTTATGGAAGTTCATCCTGATCCCGATTGTGCACTTTGCGACGGTCCTAACAGCTGGCCTCTTGAGCGTACTGAGGATTTAATTAAAGATCTGCTTGCCGGCTGGAGTATTAATTATGTCTGCTAA
- a CDS encoding KdsC family phosphatase — MSAKELAANIKLLILDVDGVLTDGGLYYDSEGNVTKRFNVQDGLGIKFAQQAGIELAVITGLNHGAVEKRVTELGITEYYPGQREKLPFYEKLLADKGLTDDEVAYIGDDWIDAPVMVRVGLPMAVKNAQPEIFGICKWISSKKGGDGAVREAISFILDAQGKLNKIWKKWAG; from the coding sequence ATGTCTGCTAAAGAATTGGCTGCCAATATCAAGTTGCTTATTTTGGATGTGGATGGCGTTCTTACTGATGGCGGTCTTTATTATGACAGCGAAGGAAATGTGACCAAGCGGTTTAATGTTCAGGATGGTCTGGGGATTAAGTTTGCTCAGCAGGCCGGTATTGAGCTGGCAGTTATTACCGGACTCAATCATGGCGCGGTTGAAAAACGGGTCACTGAACTTGGTATCACCGAATATTATCCCGGTCAGCGTGAGAAGCTTCCTTTTTACGAGAAGTTGCTGGCAGATAAAGGGCTGACCGACGATGAAGTCGCCTACATCGGTGATGACTGGATTGATGCTCCGGTGATGGTTCGTGTCGGCTTGCCTATGGCGGTAAAAAATGCCCAGCCGGAAATTTTCGGGATATGCAAGTGGATCTCCAGCAAAAAGGGCGGAGATGGTGCGGTGCGTGAAGCCATTTCATTTATCCTTGATGCTCAGGGCAAGCTGAATAAAATCTGGAAAAAGTGGGCAGGCTAA
- the lptC gene encoding LPS export ABC transporter periplasmic protein LptC produces the protein MARTGFVLYCISAICAGLIAGTLFGKKYAPFPHMARDFVKIPLVADDNKSGISAEEIELIQGTGGDVEWILRAGSADYDQDNGLVKADKPRVTYYLGRDRKEVFVRALHGEVSQKGEGLKLWDTVEGHYGDMKLKADRLDFKPKDSLLFLEGNVKIQSPSLYLSSNRVKVDLVTREIMIEDGMEALIAPGMVVMPQ, from the coding sequence ATGGCCCGTACCGGCTTTGTTCTATATTGCATTTCAGCCATTTGTGCCGGACTTATTGCCGGGACTTTGTTTGGTAAAAAATATGCCCCTTTTCCGCATATGGCTCGTGATTTTGTTAAAATTCCACTTGTTGCCGATGATAATAAATCGGGGATTTCAGCCGAAGAGATTGAGCTGATTCAAGGGACAGGTGGTGATGTTGAGTGGATTTTGCGGGCCGGAAGTGCTGATTATGATCAGGATAATGGTCTGGTCAAAGCTGATAAGCCTAGAGTTACATATTATCTGGGGAGAGACCGTAAAGAGGTTTTCGTCCGGGCGTTGCATGGCGAAGTCAGTCAGAAAGGTGAGGGGCTTAAGCTTTGGGATACTGTCGAGGGACATTATGGAGACATGAAGCTTAAGGCGGATCGGCTCGATTTTAAACCCAAAGACAGTCTGCTTTTTCTGGAAGGAAATGTGAAAATTCAGAGTCCTTCTCTATATTTAAGTTCAAACAGGGTGAAGGTTGATCTGGTCACCCGTGAAATAATGATCGAAGACGGAATGGAAGCCCTGATAGCACCTGGTATGGTGGTAATGCCTCAATAG
- a CDS encoding LPS ABC transporter substrate-binding protein LptA: protein MISIFEKSSLLRSNSLSAVILPAFICMVFFLVLVSTSPVAHAYDRSELKIAKTIANIRENPNLKAPVVWVLSPAESFLVGREKNGWYAVYPASAEQTADPVGYISKKVVLPAANDSRPVDWGDVRYVGKDLKYHLERTVKSSTGGIIKSGDKIKVGFLKGGWYAIFKADAPVTSEAEALGFVEKDSVDINVADARIRYAVRKINVIKKPVSTSKAVGILNPGHRAQVGKEKGGMYALYRIDTLVKENTPVWGYAWGPFLAAYPKNLEEKKMAGIDARKAELAAEKKRSEQAEKVRANELAAMEEAMEEVLKTPVPTRTMYSQAVLNIRSEPNAKSLIVDKLEVGQSVVVGRQEGKWYPVFKAVKGADVKRVGYVYGAYLQADAPAEKKQQAAPEKRVPGGPDEVPIKITSTKMTFSENRNRIIFAGNVKVVRLDVTLTSDTLTVHLRPEGDSLTDTQDKIKKIIAGGHVKVSMNKRKGSCDKLTYVVGDSIIFMEGNARLKDGPNLVQGSVIKFYLKDNRSEVVGGSKPVEAIFYTPKNVSP from the coding sequence TTGATTAGCATATTTGAAAAAAGTTCATTGTTGCGCAGTAATTCATTATCTGCCGTTATTCTGCCTGCATTTATCTGCATGGTGTTTTTTCTTGTCCTTGTCAGCACAAGCCCTGTTGCTCATGCTTATGACAGATCAGAACTCAAGATCGCCAAAACCATTGCTAATATCAGGGAAAATCCCAACCTGAAAGCACCGGTTGTCTGGGTGCTTTCTCCTGCGGAAAGCTTTCTGGTAGGCAGGGAAAAGAACGGGTGGTACGCCGTTTATCCTGCCAGCGCAGAACAGACCGCAGATCCCGTTGGTTATATTTCGAAAAAAGTAGTGCTTCCCGCTGCAAATGACAGTCGTCCTGTAGATTGGGGGGATGTGCGCTATGTGGGGAAAGACCTCAAATATCACCTTGAAAGAACGGTTAAATCCTCTACCGGCGGAATAATCAAATCCGGCGATAAGATCAAAGTCGGCTTTCTCAAAGGCGGCTGGTATGCAATTTTTAAAGCCGATGCTCCTGTTACTTCCGAGGCTGAGGCGCTCGGTTTTGTTGAAAAGGATTCGGTTGATATCAACGTGGCTGATGCCCGTATCAGGTATGCGGTGCGTAAGATTAATGTAATTAAAAAGCCTGTGTCCACCTCGAAAGCTGTAGGCATTCTAAATCCCGGGCATCGCGCTCAGGTCGGGAAGGAAAAGGGCGGCATGTACGCTCTTTATCGCATTGATACCCTTGTAAAAGAAAATACGCCTGTCTGGGGTTATGCGTGGGGGCCTTTTTTAGCCGCCTACCCCAAAAATCTTGAAGAAAAGAAAATGGCCGGTATAGATGCCCGTAAAGCTGAACTTGCTGCTGAAAAGAAAAGAAGTGAGCAGGCTGAAAAAGTACGTGCAAACGAGCTTGCAGCCATGGAAGAGGCTATGGAAGAGGTGCTTAAAACACCTGTTCCTACCAGAACCATGTATTCGCAGGCAGTGCTTAATATCCGCTCCGAACCAAATGCCAAATCACTCATTGTGGATAAGCTGGAAGTGGGGCAGTCTGTTGTTGTAGGGCGGCAGGAAGGTAAGTGGTATCCGGTTTTTAAGGCTGTGAAAGGCGCAGATGTAAAACGCGTGGGTTATGTTTACGGAGCATATCTGCAGGCAGATGCTCCCGCAGAAAAGAAGCAGCAGGCCGCTCCTGAAAAGAGAGTGCCCGGCGGTCCAGATGAAGTTCCTATAAAAATAACTTCCACAAAAATGACTTTCAGCGAGAATCGCAACCGCATTATTTTTGCGGGTAATGTTAAAGTGGTCAGACTCGATGTCACTTTGACATCTGATACTCTCACTGTGCATCTCAGACCGGAAGGTGATTCGCTTACTGATACGCAGGATAAGATTAAGAAAATTATTGCCGGCGGTCATGTCAAGGTGTCTATGAATAAGCGTAAAGGGAGCTGTGACAAGCTTACTTACGTGGTTGGTGATTCCATTATATTCATGGAAGGAAATGCCCGGCTTAAGGATGGCCCCAACCTTGTGCAGGGCAGCGTGATTAAGTTTTACCTGAAAGATAACCGCTCAGAGGTTGTCGGTGGCAGCAAGCCTGTAGAAGCAATTTTTTATACTCCCAAGAATGTTTCTCCTTAA
- the lptB gene encoding LPS export ABC transporter ATP-binding protein, whose amino-acid sequence MTSIIAKKLVKCYGQKEVVRGIGLTVREGEVVGLLGPNGAGKTTTFYMLVGVVKPTSGEVYYNKKQITRLPLHERAKMGISYLPQESSIFKKLSVRKNLEIIIEHTGISGKAVLHRADELLDQLGILRLADQKAMYLSGGERRRLEIARAMINDPKFILLDEPFAGIDPIAVIDIQDIISNLKEMGLGILISDHNVRETLSICDRAYLVYEGRVILKGAPEDIVKNTKARRLYLGDSFSL is encoded by the coding sequence ATGACTTCAATTATCGCCAAGAAACTGGTCAAATGTTACGGGCAGAAAGAAGTTGTCCGCGGTATCGGTCTGACAGTCAGGGAAGGCGAGGTTGTGGGCTTGCTCGGGCCAAATGGAGCAGGTAAAACTACAACTTTCTATATGCTTGTCGGCGTTGTTAAGCCTACCTCGGGAGAAGTCTACTACAATAAGAAGCAGATCACCCGGCTTCCTCTGCACGAGCGGGCCAAAATGGGGATCAGCTATTTGCCGCAGGAAAGCTCTATTTTTAAGAAGCTTTCTGTTCGCAAAAATCTTGAAATTATTATTGAACATACCGGAATTTCCGGTAAAGCGGTTCTGCATAGAGCTGACGAACTTCTCGATCAGCTCGGTATTTTGCGTCTGGCTGACCAAAAGGCTATGTACCTGTCCGGCGGAGAACGCCGCCGCCTCGAGATAGCGCGGGCCATGATCAATGATCCAAAATTTATCCTTCTCGATGAACCCTTTGCCGGCATTGACCCCATTGCGGTGATTGATATTCAGGACATTATTTCAAATCTTAAGGAGATGGGACTCGGGATTTTGATATCTGATCATAACGTGCGTGAAACGCTTAGTATTTGCGACCGGGCCTATCTGGTATACGAAGGGCGGGTTATTCTTAAGGGTGCTCCTGAGGATATTGTCAAGAACACCAAGGCCCGCAGGTTGTACCTCGGGGATAGTTTCAGTCTGTAG